From a region of the Pieris brassicae chromosome 13, ilPieBrab1.1, whole genome shotgun sequence genome:
- the LOC123717772 gene encoding serine/threonine-protein phosphatase 2A activator-like, producing the protein MNAECAFGDGAKVEKEAPSLPSNHRFLEPEKAVKTITDMAIWEKSEAYMEYTGFIVTLNEAIRGKPLSVDCKISPNIKKLGELLDKINNLIDAFPPIEQPQRFGNVAFKDWLNQVRLNSTPYLQEALDPKLHLAIPEIKVYLEESFGNSTRIDYGTGHEMSFIMFLCCLYKISCLQLDDNVSTVFILFNKYLKIARRLQQTYRMEPAGSHGVWSLDDYQFVPFIWGSSQLIDQPRIYPPAKFVEEDIIEKYSNDYIFLSCIKYIKEVKKGPFAEHSNQLWSISAVGSWAKINQGLIKMYKKEVLAKFPVIQHVLFGSLLPIRRFPIQQ; encoded by the coding sequence atgAATGCTGAATGTGCTTTTGGTGATGGAGCGAAGGTAGAAAAAGAGGCCCCATCTCTCCCTTCAAATCATCGTTTTCTTGAACCAGAGAAAGCAGTTAAAACAATCACAGATATGGCAATTTGGGAGAAATCAGAGGCTTATATGGAATACACAGGCTTTATTGTCACATTAAATGAGGCTATCAGAGGGAAACCACTCTCAGTTGACTGTAAAATATCCCctaacattaaaaaacttgGTGAATTacttgataaaattaataatttaattgatgcATTTCCCCCAATTGAGCAGCCACAAAGGTTTGGAAATGTGGCATTCAAAGATTGGTTAAATCAAGTCAGGTTGAATTCAACACCATATCTTCAGGAAGCATTAGATCCGAAACTGCACTTAGCCATACCAGAAATCAAAGTGTACCTTGAAGAGAGTTTTGGTAACTCAACTAGAATTGATTATGGTACAGGACACGAAATGTCtttcattatgtttttgtgCTGTCTATACAAAATAAGTTGCTTACAATTAGATGATAATGTGTCCACTGTGttcatattgtttaataaatatttgaaaattgcaAGGAGATTGCAGCAGACATATAGAATGGAACCAGCAGGTAGTCATGGCGTATGGAGTTTAGATGATTACCAGTTTGTACCATTTATCTGGGGTAGCTCCCAGCTCATCGATCAACCCAGAATATATCCACCTGCCAAATTTGTTGAGGAAGATATAATTGAGAAATATTCAAatgattacatatttttatcgtGCATTAAGTACATTAAGGAAGTAAAGAAAGGTCCGTTTGCAGAACACTCGAATCAATTATGGAGTATAAGTGCTGTGGGGTCTTGGGCCAAAATAAATCAGGGTctcataaaaatgtataagaaaGAGGTGCTCGCCAAGTTTCCTGTTATTCAGCATGTATTATTTGGATCTCTTTTACCGATACGTAGATTTCCTATTCaacaataa